CCGGGAGATAAAACACTTGACATTTCGTCTTTAAATCAAGTTTTTACAGGAAAAAACCTGGATGCGAAGGAATTAAGAAAAGAAATGTGGAAAAGGTAATCTGCGATACCGATGTGTTGATCGATTATTTTGATAGCACAAAACCAAGACACCAATCAACTAAACAAATATTAGAATCCGAAATAGGCATCGACAATATTGTGCTATCAGCAATCACTAAAATGGAATTGATTGCAGGTGCAGCTAATAAAGCCGAATTAAAGTTATTGAATAGGAAAGTCTATCGATTTGATATTTTGTTAATCAATTCTGAAATTACATCTATTGCCTTAAAGCTGGTAGAG
Above is a window of Mucilaginibacter ginsenosidivorans DNA encoding:
- a CDS encoding type II toxin-antitoxin system VapC family toxin, coding for MEKVICDTDVLIDYFDSTKPRHQSTKQILESEIGIDNIVLSAITKMELIAGAANKAELKLLNRKVYRFDILLINSEITSIALKLVEDYRLSHKIDIPDAIIAASALYANLKLFTYNLKDYRFIDNLALFSIAA